The sequence AGGGTTCGAGAATAGTCCAGACGCGGTTGGAAATGTCGTGACGATGAAGATCCCGGCTCACGCAAGAGCAGCTAACGCATCCTGATTGTTAATCCAACCGAATCTTGCGACGACGCAGTCTAACGGGATACTGCAAGCTATCCCAAAACCTGTTTCATCAACAGGATCGAGCATGTCAGATTGACGAATCCTTGGAACATCGCCGTCGACTTCTCCCAGCGGATGCATAGCCGCCGGTAGTTCTGGAGCCAGCCGATCGTGCGCTCCACCGTCCAGCGTCGCTTGTAGCGCCGCAGCTTGCGGCCATCCTGCGTCCGGTTCCCAGGCTTCCGGTTGGAACGATGGGGGGAGATCATGTCCACACCCAGCCCGGCCAGGGTCTCATCGAGCTTGTCGGAGTCGTAGGCCTTGTCTCCGACAAGGCGCTCCGGAAAGTCGACCGTGACCATGAAGTCGAAGAGTGGCTCGACCAGCTTGCTTTCATGCGGGCTCGCGCTGCCGGTATTGACCGCCACCGGCAATCCCCTCGCGTCGACCATGATCATGATCTTCACGCCTTTGCCCGCCTTGGTGCCACCGATCCCGTCCCCGCCACCCTTGGCCTTGGAGAAGGTGCCGTCGATGAAGCACTCGTAGAGCTTGAAGCCGCCGCGTTCCTCGACCATCGCGCCGACTTCGGCGAGCAGTTGCTCGAACGCGCCGAGATTGACCCAGCGCTGGAATGCACGGTGGACCGAGCTCTTGGTGCCGAATTCCGAGGGTAGATCCTCCCACTTAGCGCCATTGTCGAGGATCCAGAAGATGCCCGCGATGGCCTTGCGCTTGTCGGTGCGTGGCCTGCCGCCCTTCGGCCTGGCCGGTTCGTCGGGCAACAGGCGGCAAAGCATATCAAGCTGGTCTTCGGAAAGCTCCATCATCGGACCGCATCAAGCACCATCCTTGCCAGAACCCAACGGTTTTGGGATAGCTTCTAGTGTCTGTTGCCCCTGCCGGGGCTGGGATGGGGTCTCAGTTGGGCGATTCGTGTTGGCGCGCGCTGGCGCTCTGGTGGTGAGGTACTGAGGGATGTCTTCCTGAGAGCGCACCGGTCAATGGACTGGCCCGAGTGGTCCTAGGCTGCGGATGTAGACCTATTAGCCCTCGGGGCGGTCGTTGTTTTTCGAGCGCGCGCGAGAGCGTCGTAGTTTGCCTCATTTTCGATCGCCGGGCTCTGATTGTGATTTCCACCTCCTGATACCGTCCGCTTTTCTCTCGTCGGTTTCGCTAGTTTCGTTGTCGATCCAATCGCTCCTGAGGAGGCGTGGCTCTTCCCGGGGGTGCAGGGGTTTTCCATCGGCGGTGAAGGTGGCTTCGGGCCGGTCTGATGACCGGCGCTCCCAGGGGGGCTGGCGGTCTGTGGAGCTCGTGCTTCCGGAGTGACATTGTGGCGGGGACGGGGTAGAGGGGAGGGAAGATCATGGATGTTTCCCGCTCGCATTTCCTGAGGTCCGTCTGGCTGGGGCTGGTGGTGCCGGGGTTGCTCGCCTTCATGTGGATCGTCTCGATGGACAGCGCGAAGGGCGTGTGGCTGCGTGACGGGCCATCGTGGTGGGGAGTGATGCAGTATGAGGGTGAGGCGGGCGTCTTCTACCATGGCAATGCTGTGCCGGGGGCCGCGGGGCATGAAATGGAGATGGTGAATGTGGGCGGCGCGGGCGGCAGCCCGATGTATCGCGAGCGCTGGGAATTCATCCGGCCCCACGGAGTGGTGGTGCCGCACTGGGTGCTGCTGGCGACCTACCTGCTGCCATGGGGCGCGTGGCTGGCGTGGCGATGGCGCCGGGTGGTGCAGCGGGAGGCGGAAATGGCGCGCATGTTGCAGGATTCCGCTCTTCAATCCACCGGCCGGTGATGTATCAAGCGGCAGGGAATGCCATGACATGCATCGGGCCCCGGGCCGCGGCATGAAATACGATAGATCTAGTAGAAAGAGACGATGGATGCGACGAGGGGACAGGGCATGATGTCGGGCAAGGGTGCAGGCTTGCGCATGATGGCCGCTGCGGCCGTGACCGCTGCGGTGCTCGTGCTTTTGCCAAGCTGCGGCTCCTGCGGAAGCGGGCGACCGCCCATGGTGGAGCGCGGCGTGAAGTACCAGCGAGTCACCATCGGTGCCTATGGCTCCGGAGATGCCATCGCGCTTTCCTCCAAGGACGCGCGGCGGCTTGTCGGCCTGCTCGGGGATTGCCGGCTGGTCGTGCCGGATGTGCCTCCGGATACGATGGTCTCGTGGTCGATGGAATACGTCGTCCACCTGCAGCCCGGCGCGCAGCCCGCAGACCAGGATCCCGGCGTGACCTTCACCGCGGACCGCGTGCTGCTCCACGCCTGCTGCATCCGCGACGGCACCCAGCGCGAGATCCGCGAGCTGCTGGATCCCTACATGGACCGCATCGACGAGGCATCCCGGCGCGGCCGCACGCCCTACACCGTGCAGCGGTAGCGGCCAGCTTCAGCCTGCTCTTGGATCGCCGCCGTCCTGGAGGCTTCAGACAAAGGAAGCACACCGCGAAAAACGCGAAATGGCGCGAAATCTGAAGGCATGATGAAAATCCCGAGCCAAAAATTTAGCGGGATCTCGCTTTGTTTCGTGATTCGATTTTACCTTCTCCGATGCCTGCGGGATGGCTACAGTTCCAAGTGAAATGTTCCGGACCCACAGCTTTCTTCCTGCCTTTAGATTTCGCGCCATTTCGCGTTTTTCGCGGTGAAATGAAAGCCCCGACCCTTTCGGAAAGCCGACCTCAACTATCCCGCACAAGCGCTGCTACGACCTTGCGTGACACACTCTAACAGATCTACGCATCTTCGCGCTCATCGCGGTTCGTTGAAAGCTCAAGCAGCTCGATGACGCGTGCCCCATGCTCTCGACCGAGCGCCTGCGGACTCCCGGGAAAGATACTCTAACAGATCAACCGCCCGCCGCGTAGCGGTCCGCCGCATCGTCGAAGCCGCCGGCTTCTTCCTCGATGTGGACTGCCATGGCATTCTCCTGCTCCAGGAGGGGGATGGCGTCGCCGCCCTGCTCTTCCAGGTAGCGCTCCAGGATCGCCTCCCGCGTCTGACGGTCCCGCGGGTAGGGATCGCCAAAGAAGGCCATCGCCTCCGCCAGCAGGTCCGCGCAATGCCGCATGCCCATCGCGCGAAAGGCCTCCACCGCCTCCGGTGCCAGCACGCCGGTGGGATTTGAGAAGAATTGCCCCAGCCCGCCATTCATGAATTCGGACTGCGCCCAGTGGGCGGCGAAAAGCAGTCGCGCCCTCTCCGGCGCTTCCGCGTATTGGCGAAGGAAGACATCGGGAGCATCGTAGATGCTGATGTCGTCCCAGAGGGGCTCCACGAGGGACCAGTAGCCGGTGCTCATGATGCGGGTGATTGAGTGAAATGAGTTATTGTTAGATAACTGTAGAGTGCTCTCCCCGGATCAACGGCGGTAGCTGCCGTCCGGCACGTGGGGGATGGGCTCCGGGTGGGCCATGCACCAGTCCACGGCGCGCTCGTTCACGCGGTAGTACGTGCTGCCATCGCCGCTCAGGTCCGGGGTGGCCTCGTCGCGGATGATGGTTTCCACGAGCTCGCGGATGACCTGCTTCTCCGCCTCCGGGAAGGTATCGTCCTCGGTGATCTGCCGCGCGACGAAGCGCCACATCGTCTCGTGGTCCGCGTCCCAGTTTCCGTTGCCATTCCGGTAGGCCTGGTCCACCAGCTTCCCGCAGATGCGGATCAGCTCGCCCTGGAGGGTCTTCGCCGGGCCGCTCGGCGGCACGTGGGCATCCCACAGGCGTCCGTGCTCGTGTTTCCAATTGTAGGGAGCGGGTGCAGGGGGCGGGCTCATGTGTGGGAATGTGTGGGAATGTGTGGGAATGTGTGGGAATGTGTGGGAATGTGTGGCTACCCCTTAGCGCAACATCGGAGAAAGGAAAGGGACGGTTTTCGTTAGAGGGGATCGTGCCGTGTGATCGGTGCGAGGCAGATGGATCGCAGGTGTTTGATGGCGAATGATCGCCGCAAGGCGGGAGCGCTGGCTTTAGCCGGCGAGTGCTTCTTTCGTGGGAGCATTCAAACGTTAGCAGCCCCTGGGAGCGCCGGTCATCAGACCGGCCCGACGTCATCCTTGATGTCCGCATAGCCCCTACTGGGAACGCGGAATTCATTCCGCCCGGGTCACCCTGACTGCGGCCTTCATCAACCACTGATGGACACGGATAAAGAGGGGATGGGGTAGGTGGCTTTTGGGACCGGGATGGATGGGATGGATGGGCAAGTGACATTCTGCCCGAGTCTCCCGACGCCGCTCGCCATCACCCGGTGCCATCGTGGTCCGCATCGCTCCGCGTGCGGCCGAAGTCATCTGGCGGCCAGCCCCACCGGACTGATCTAACAACGACTGACCGCCTCACCCGCAATCACATTCACCCGAAAAGCAGACCGCACCCGCAGCTTCCCCACCGGCGAACCGCACGCGGAGCGATGCGGACCGCGATTGGCTCCTGGTGATGGCGGGCTGTTAGGCTGCGCTCGGGCGGAATGAATTCCGCGTTCCCAGTGGGGGTGATGCGGGCTTTCCCGCTTCCACGCGATTGATTTCCTCCCATCTTCGAAATATCACATCTCCACCCCTCGTTTGTCTCGCGGCTTCGTCCATCCCGTCATGCGCCTCTCCCGATATCTTCCGCGGCTGATTTCCCTCGTGTCACTTCCGCTTCTCTCCCTGCCGGCTCATGCGGAGCGCGAGCGATGGAAAATGATCGCCGACGATTGGCACCAGCAGTGGGAAGTCGCGGAGCGCGAATGGTCTGCCGCTCTGCGCGCGAACCAACCCGGCGAGGCCCCCGGAGATCTCGCCCTCCTCGTGGCGGCTGCCGAGAAGATCCGCCCGCTGGTGAAGATCCGCGAGGCCGAGGGCCCGCCTTGGGAAAACCAGCAGGCGAGCGATCGATACCTGCGCATGGATTGGCAACTCGCCGTCGCCGCCACGGCAGCGGGCGATCATGCGAAGGCGCTGGAGTATCTCACGCAACAGGCGGCGACGCCGGTGTCCCTATTCGAGGGCTCCCGGAATCCGGATAGCTTTGCCCCTGATGTCCTGGCGCTGCACGCGGAAATCATGGCGCGCACCGGCAAGGTGGCGGACATTCAGCACTCCGGGTATCAGGTCTTTGGCGTGGTGTCTCCGGGCGCACCGCCGCGGTTCGTCTTTGTCCGGGAGCCTTTCGAGAAGGAGATCTCGCAGATCACCATCGAGGGTGTGGAGGACGACGAGCAGAAGCACGAGGTGTCGCTCTATGAAGCGACGGCGGAAAGGGACGTGCGATACCTCGGCAGCTCGTTTGTCTACACTGGGCGCGGCAAGCTGACCGTGTCCGTCGCCGACCGCACCGGGCCCGTACTGACCCTGCGTGGCGTCACGAAGATCGTGGAATTCCGCGGCGAACTTCACGTGCCCCATCTTCACGTATCGCCGCGCTCGGAGATCGAGCTCCGCATGAACGGGGAAAAGATCGAGCAACCCCTCGATGCCATCCGCCGGATGGACCAGGCGGGGGAGAAGTGACGACCGCATGGCTCCGGCATCGTGGTCCGCATCGCTCCGCGTGCGGTTCGCTGGTAGGGAAGCTGTGGATGCGGTCTGCTTTTCGGGTGAGCGTGATTGTGGGTGAGGGTGAGGGCTGGCGAGAAGGCAGTAAGATAAAATGCCTGGCACCCGCTACGGGAGCACCCCTTCGACTCAAGATTAGATTAGTCATTGCCCTCAGGCTTCGAATCCGGAGCGGGTTGAACAGCGCCGACTGGTTCCGCCGTTGCTGCTCGTGGATCCGGGGCGAGTCCACGGAGGATCTCAAGACGGTTCGGCGGAGCGTCTGGGGAGAGGAAATCGCCGATCGTATGCTCGGTTCGCCTTGGCCGACTCAGGAACTCAACCGGCCACTCTGTCCGGCGCTCCTCAGTCACAGGGACATATTCGCCCTCTGCGGTCTCGTTGATGTGCTCTTTCTGAAGGATCAGAGCCAGTGGTTCATCAGACCCGGGATTGGCCTTTGCAAATTCAAGGGCCTCCTCGCAGGTCTCAAAAGCGTAGTAGTAATCCTCACCATCAAACTCGTCTGGTGCTCCGCGTTGAGGATGGCACCACACGCGATACTCCAGCACCTCGTCCCAAACGTAGCCGCCGCCAGCGCCAGCGAGCGCCGGGTATTTGCTTACCATCTCAGGGGCGAGCACCGTTGGATAAGGACTCTTCATTCTTTGGCAGAACGGTTTTAATTGTTTGTCGAGAATGCGGTTCGCGAAGGCATATCCGGATCAAGTCGACTCGAACAGAAACGGGGAATCCGTAGTAGGTCAATCGGGTTCGATACTTGGAGACGCCCGAGAAATGTCCGATTTTTCTGAGCCGCGGGGAAGTTCTCTTAATGCGGTTGGTCGCTGGCTGGGTAATGGCACTTGGCGCTCACGCCAGGCGAAAGCATCGACATCCAGGATCAAGGAGATGCTCTGAATTCCGCGTTCCCTGTGAGGAGGGATGCCGGATGGCACTCGTTCATCCGGGGACTTCATTTTCCCAAAGTCTTTATCCCATCCATCCTGGTCCTGATCCCTTCAGTTCATCTGTGTCCATCCGTGTTTATCTGTGGTTGAAAAATACGAAGGCCAGGGATGGCCCGGGCGGAATGAATTCCGCGTTCCCAGGTGGCGCTCTCTGCGGAAATACTCGCCGGCTAAAGCCAGCGCTCCGCCTGCGGCAGCCATCCGGCCTCCGGCTCTACGCTTCCAGCACCCGCATCTTCCCCGTCACCTCGCGCTCGTAAGCGTGGATCCTCTTTCCGTCGGGGTTGATGAATTGCACCGTCATCTTCTCCTCCGTGACGTGGATGTGATTGAAGCCGCGCGTCTGCATGCAGAAGCCGCGGCCCTTCCCCGGCACCACCTCGTAACGGCTCGCGCCGCCGCCGCCGGAGACGACGAAGTCCGGCGAATACCCCTCCACCCGCAGATGCTGCAGATTGTGATCGTGCCCTGCCAGATAGAGGGAAACGCGGCCGTCCTTCAGGTAGGGCCCCCACTGCTCCAGCAGCTTCGACCCCGCCGCGTCGCCCCGGCTCTTCGTCTCGGAAAAGATCGGATAGTGCGAGACCATCCACAGCCACTTCGCCGCGGTGGGCTTGGCCATCTCCGCCGCCAGCCAGCGCCGCTGTGCGAGCTTCTCCTGCGGTGTCAGCGCGCCTTCGAAGTTGTTCCCGTCCAGATAGATCACCTTCACCAGCGGCTTGCCCGTCTTCCCCGGCAGCTCGAAGGCATACCACTTCGCCGGCATCTTCCAGCGGGATCCCGGGCTCTGCCGCGTCCGCGCGAGCTGGTAGTCCGCCTTCAGCCGCCCCTGCTTCGAGTCATAGCTCGGGCCGTAGTCGTGATTCCCCAGCGTCGCGTAGAAGGGGCAGTTGAAGTCCTTCTTCGGATACATCGCCGAGAAGCGCGCGGGGAATTCCTCCGGCATGAATTTCCCGTAGAAATTGTCCCCCAGCGCGAGTACGCACGACAGCGGCCGGCCGAGCGCCCCGGCGTAGGCCGCCATCTGGCGGGCCACCTGGCGTTGCTTGTCATTGTTCGTCCCGTAGTCGCCAACCGCCAGCAGGTCGATCCCCCCGGGCC comes from Luteolibacter flavescens and encodes:
- a CDS encoding IS5 family transposase, with translation MMELSEDQLDMLCRLLPDEPARPKGGRPRTDKRKAIAGIFWILDNGAKWEDLPSEFGTKSSVHRAFQRWVNLGAFEQLLAEVGAMVEERGGFKLYECFIDGTFSKAKGGGDGIGGTKAGKGVKIMIMVDARGLPVAVNTGSASPHESKLVEPLFDFMVTVDFPERLVGDKAYDSDKLDETLAGLGVDMISPHRSNRKPGNRTQDGRKLRRYKRRWTVERTIGWLQNYRRLCIRWEKSTAMFQGFVNLTCSILLMKQVLG
- a CDS encoding DMP19 family protein translates to MSTGYWSLVEPLWDDISIYDAPDVFLRQYAEAPERARLLFAAHWAQSEFMNGGLGQFFSNPTGVLAPEAVEAFRAMGMRHCADLLAEAMAFFGDPYPRDRQTREAILERYLEEQGGDAIPLLEQENAMAVHIEEEAGGFDDAADRYAAGG
- a CDS encoding GCN5 family acetyltransferase gives rise to the protein MKSPYPTVLAPEMVSKYPALAGAGGGYVWDEVLEYRVWCHPQRGAPDEFDGEDYYYAFETCEEALEFAKANPGSDEPLALILQKEHINETAEGEYVPVTEERRTEWPVEFLSRPRRTEHTIGDFLSPDAPPNRLEILRGLAPDPRAATAEPVGAVQPAPDSKPEGND
- a CDS encoding metallophosphoesterase; protein product: MNRHSPSNSNPAPHPMSRREALRTTLLFSSGILTGGLAGRLAAAPDGADKGAALGPGGIDLLAVGDYGTNNDKQRQVARQMAAYAGALGRPLSCVLALGDNFYGKFMPEEFPARFSAMYPKKDFNCPFYATLGNHDYGPSYDSKQGRLKADYQLARTRQSPGSRWKMPAKWYAFELPGKTGKPLVKVIYLDGNNFEGALTPQEKLAQRRWLAAEMAKPTAAKWLWMVSHYPIFSETKSRGDAAGSKLLEQWGPYLKDGRVSLYLAGHDHNLQHLRVEGYSPDFVVSGGGGASRYEVVPGKGRGFCMQTRGFNHIHVTEEKMTVQFINPDGKRIHAYEREVTGKMRVLEA